Within Spinacia oleracea cultivar Varoflay chromosome 4, BTI_SOV_V1, whole genome shotgun sequence, the genomic segment GTACAAATGATTATTATTGGTGGTAATAAGTGATTTAAGGTGGATCTATTTTTTTAGAGAAGATGAACATAAGTAGAAAAATGTAATGATTAAAAAGACAAGACTTCATATGTTAAAAGTTTAATTATtgtcatttggtttaaacacctTCTAACACCTACTTAAGAACAACATAACTTCTAAATTCCATTACCCGACCAACATATAACCAGCCCGTTCGtcgaacgggccaaaaaacTAGTTATTTCTTAGTACTTGTGTCGATGAATAtgtgactcctaaaaaaataCGAAATGAGTACTTTGTACTTTTATTTGTCGAAACTTTGACTCTATTTATATACAACGAATTTACTATCTCAGTTCCTAAATATTTTTGACATTCGATCACTACTTATATGGGCAATGTTTAATTGCTAAGTGTCCCATTTTACATGAACTAACTtatgaaattttaaaaatatagatcGAAACGAATCTACAAGATACAACATGATAGAAATAAGGAGTATATAATAGTAAGAACTCGTGGTAAATATTTTCTTACTTTGGACACTTATCAAAGCGTCTACTCCTCTAGAATATTTAGAGGAGGATCTTATAAAGGTTCGTAATGATGAATATTTGTTAAGTATCTTAATTTTAGAAACTTCTATCAAGAGTTGGTTTAAGATACGAGTATTTGGCAACAGTGTCCTATCTAatttgattttataaaaataaagtaattctcctcaaacaaaaaaaatatataaagtaATATCTTTTGAAAATAAGGTGCATAAAAAAAGCTACTTGATATGTTTTTAATCTCAAAATACAATTATTTTGTGAATTCTCATTGCTAATCATACATATTGGCTTGGACACCTACGTGAATAATCGGATGGCCCGGATATATCGTGGTAACCGGTGACCAATAAAATCAAaaatactacggagtaataattGGATTTTTGATAGTGAGCCAAACAAAAACTTACAATATCCATCATGCCATCATCCTTTTCCATTTGATTTTACATTTTatatttgttgattttgatttctATTGTAAAGATTAAATAATTTCACATcagttaattaataatttaatttttttaagaagaaaaataaataaattagacaATCATTCTCTTTGCATTTTTTAATACAATTCCGAGATTCCGGCCTACGTTTCCTTTCCCTCCATTCTTTCCCAAGCACCCATCTCTCCTCGAATTTTTTCTTACAGAGATTTTGGTGGGAAATTGAAATCTTTTATTGGGGCCAATTATTAGGAATTTTggagaaattaattaattttgtaaaaaaattagGTGGGTAAATTCTGGAAAATGCAGAATTTCATATCTCAAAAGCTTCGAGATTTGGACGCGTACCCTAAAATCAATGAAGATTTCTACAACAGAACTTTCTCAGGCGGTGTCGTCACCGTTATCTCCGCCGTCATCATGTTTTTCCTCTTCTTGTTTGAGCTCAGTATACCTCTTTCTCTCtttaaacattttttttaattgtttttagtttttaatttctttttggggttgttttttatttgagaagaaAATTGATAATTAAGTATTTTACAAATATTCTGTTAGGTGGGAAGAGGGTGGGGGGGAATTTTGACATATTGATCAGAGTTAGTTAGAATTGGGGGTGTTAGAATTTGATTGAAAGAGTTACAGGTAAATCAGTCTCAACATATGTGCTAATAGCCTAATGCCCATGTTTGTGTGTGATTAGGGTTAGAACATTTGAATCCAAAGATGACTAATAGAGCTAAGAGAGTGATTATCGAGAATATATTTAGCTTTGGATTATCGAAGTCGAAATCCAGATGGAATTTTTGGTGTTAGTGTCTTCAAATCAAGGGTCTAATGGGTACAGCAACTAGGTCGGGGCTTCAATTGTGGCATTgagtaatgataataataattattataagaGCATTTGGGATTCCCGTAGTATATGTTAGAACTTCGAAGCTTTGGGATAACATTGAGGCGTGGTGTTGGTAGGAGCATCATGTTATGAGAAAATCTAAGCCGGGGAGCTGATGAGAGAACCAGTTGTGCTTAATTGGACCATTAGGAACTATTACAATAAAAATTGGACCATTAGTTCCTattcatttgcccctcaagaataGGTGAATAGTGGCAGTACTAGGATACTATGTAGTTTGAGGTTTCTATTACAATGGTATGTTGTTGCAGTTCATTTATATGTTTTCAGTCTCATATACTTGTTCACACCAGTCACCAAATATAATTTCTTTATGCAATTTGGATTTTATTGTTGGAAGTTCTCTTTAGTTTTTCTTACAAGTTTGGACTGATCACAGAATTTTGTCCAGACAACATTTATCATTTTATAATGTTGTAATTGAAGACAGTGCATTACTTCCTACTTTAGGTGTCCAAATCATGACGACAGTGACTATGATGATCAACATCATCTACTTGGTTTGGAATTTAGGTCCCATCTTTATTTGGTTCAACTTTGATGATTATCTGCTTGATGTAAACTAAGAATGATTACCATGGATATGTGATTGTGGTATCTGACTAATTGGTCAAAAGTTTTGTGCTTCCAGTTGCAATATGTGACCTTTGTGTCTATAGTATACTAGATTAAATTTTTGGagtctgaaccttggtattcgTGTAATATTCATGTGTTCATTTGGATCACTTACCACTTGTACTGCATGCTTCTTCGTCTGCAGATTCATATCTGCATACTGTCACAGAAACAACACTTTTAGTGGATACTTCTAGAGGGGGAAATCTTCGCATCAATGTCAGTATATTCCGTTTGCCTATCTAATTGCAATTTGTAACGCTTCAGATTTTCTCGCTTGCATTTTCCATCTCATGTCTGGCTTATGTCAACACTTTCTGTCATTTGCTTCCCTAATCttctattttattaatttattactttattttcttGCGTTAACCCATAAGTGTAGCATTAACATAGAATATTTTTGCACAAGGCATTTAGATCCTTTTTTGATCTTCACTGAacttttgtttgttgtttaCACTTTACATTGGCTCAATGAAAATTTTGTATCTCCTTCTGGATTCAGTATTCATTTTTTGATGCTTGTCCTTTTCTTGTTAATTGCAGTTTGATGTTACTTTTCCGGAAGTTCCTTGCACAATTCTCAGTATTGATGCTGAAGACATCAGTGGAGAACGGCATTTTGACATAGTATGTGACTGAAGAGACATGCTTTTTCTGCCTTATTTATTCATTGTGTTTCTGattgtatttttttgttttgctaCTTGTAGAGACATGACATTGTCAAAACAAGAGTTGATGCTCATGGGAACGTGGTTGATACTAGGCGAGATGGCATTGGAGCGCCAAAGGTTAGATAAGAGGCCATgcttttcttatttttcttccTTCAAAAGTAAGGAAGTATTCAGTGAGTTTCAGCCACTTTCAGTTTTATGAATGTTTATTTTCAGGTGTCATATTATACAATTTTGCCATTATCTCGTGGAACACATTACTGCATTAGTACTTTGCAGTTAAAGTTAATGGCAAAAGGTTTGCTCATTTGTGTTACATATTCTCAACTTCATATTGAAGGGGCATTCTGAAGTAGTTTGAAGGTCTAAAATTTGAATATGGGTTAAAAGATATCAACATGTACACACAACAGGCAGTCAAACATATATACAGTATTGttttctaaaataatttataaaacagGAATACAGTAGCTAGTACATGAAACCCAAAATAAAAAGAAGATAGACTTCTTTTCATATATCCTGAATAATTGAATAAAGATAAGCCATGGGTCTTAGAAATAAAGCTAGAGTAGAAAGAGCCTTAAACTTTCTCTTCCGAAAGGATTTTATGGCCAAGTATCCAAGACATAGAATTAGAAAAAAGGAAGTGCTTGGATTATTATGGTGCCGGCTTTGTCTTAGAACTTAGAAGGGTTAGGTGGACCGTCCATTCATTATCGTTACCCCATTATATCCCATGgctaaaagaacaaatgaacaaATGCTTCATTATCGTTAGGTTtgagagccattttgatttactCCATTATATCCCAAAgctaaaagaacaaatgaatattTGGCTCCATCAGAAATGGACATCTTATGAGGCCAAAAGTCATCCATTCGGATTATAGATAAGAAAATTCTATGGAGGAATATCAGGGTGCTATATTGGGAGTCAAAGAAAGAAGATTTTACCACCGAACTGTCTTTGTTCAAATATTATAATTGGATGTACTCATGTGGATTGCATGATATGTATGTGTTTCAGGGGTTTCTTCGGTATGTGGGACTAACAAGTTCTTTGATAATGGGTATTGATGAATATCTTTATGTTGCGTTGTTATGCTGATTGACAATTATTTTTTAGTTTAGTAGGTTGTTGCATAGTTTATGAGGGAAAAGTTTATTTTGTCTCGTTGCATACTTGCACATTAGtgatgaaataataaattcctTGTTTTTTGGTTAACATCTTATTTATGTTTCCTCCACGTAATTTTACTCCCTTTCACCTGCTAAACTGTCGCAGTTgtatttgtttttttatattttttgcaGCCTCTAAGATGTATCTTTTATTACTATTTTCTTTAaagtttcaaaaaaattatcttAATTTTCCAAGAAGTTATAGATGAACACTTCTACATGATTATTTCAGATTGCAACTTTTCAGATTCTTAACTTCTTCTTTCTTATAATGGGTCAATAGTCTCAACGAGTCAACGATATGTGCATTTGAAAATAAAGTCTTCTATCACTTATTTAGCTAACAAAGAGGGAATCTCATTATTTCTTAGTGGAAGCTCCATTAACTCTATTGCTTTTACCTGTAGATTGCAAAGCCTTTACAGAAGCATGGTGGCAGGCTTGAACACAATGAGACATACTGTGGTTCATGTTATGGAGCAGAAACGGTAGTTTTCCTTGTCTACCAACACTGGTGCACACAATATCATTCATATGGCTAATCTAATGAACCTGCAGGGCTTTAAATTCTTAGTTTCTCTACTTGGATTATTCTACTTGTGAGGGTGAAAGTGTGAAACTGCCTGTTATGCAACTTTGTAGCCTGAAAGAAACCTTAGTCCCACCTTTGTCTAGTCTTCATTGTTCATGTACTCTGTGTTACAGCGAGCCATGGCATGAGGTACAAGGAGAGTGTGAGGTCATCTATTGCTTATCTAAAGTTCTAAACCTTGGTTCCAGAACATGTTAGGCAACATTAGAATAGCTTGCAATACATCAATGGCAAACTGATATATGCTTCACTAGACCCCCTCTTGAATCTTGATGCATCTGTTagtttttgtattgtttgtggCAGACTGGCAGCTAAATCTCATTTTAGCTGAATTTCTACCCTACAATGTTACAAAGAAGAGCTTCACAATATTTTTTTCAGCATGGGTGCATTTCCTGAATGCTGCTGATTACATGGCATCATGTTCCTTACTGCTCTACTAAGAAATGGTGTTAAGAGGTTTCTGTCATAAACACAAAGTATTATATTAGCATATAGCATCTAGTATCCTCTAAGTTTGCTTAATCCATGACCTTTTTTAATGGGGGATCTGGGGTAAATTCAGTTGTAGCCACCTTCAAGTGTATACTTGTGTTCATGTTAGGTTATTTCTATGTAAAAGGTGGCCTAAAGCATTTTTAATCTGTAGGAATGATCAAATGGCTTCTTCCTTGTCCATCTATTGAAAAAGAGAGACTGGGTGGGGGAGTGATTTTTTTACATGTTTATAAAGTGCATTTTTGCTTTCAGTGCCTTTTTCGCTCCATAATTTCCATTTCTTCTGCAGTCCGATGATCAATGTTGCAACTCTTGTGAAGAAGTTCGTGATGCATACAGTAAGAATGGCTGGGCATTGACAAATATGGACTTGATTGATCAGGTTAGAATCTGTTCACGAACTTGAATAGTTGAACAAGTGTCGGTTGTTATGGATAGAAATACGATGTCTGGGATAATAAAACTGCCCTAAAGAATTTGGCTAGGAGTAAAAATTCTCAGGTTTTCGTTATTGTTGAATGTTGTTGCATACAAAGCTAACAGCTGCAGCCTGCAGGATTAAGTGTAATAGAGCTACTGATTGAGTTCTTCAACTTTGTCTTAAATGCAATTATATTGCATATAAATGACATTGCTACTTATATTCTCTATTAAGTTGAAAGGATATCTACACCGAAAAGAGTATGTGCTTCCCTTGTCAGTTACAACACCAGCCACACATAGTTGATCCTGCTGTCGGTGTAGGGAAATCCAGATTTTTGGCACAACTTGATGTATTAAGTTTTGGAAATATATCGTGAGGTGACCTGGAGTATTCAACATCTAATAAGTTCCATGAAATATCTGCTGCTTATGTTTCAAATTCTTGTTCTATTTCATTGCATGTTGAATGTGCTCATCATGTTCAGATGAATTTATCTGTGGCTTGCGTTAACTCCACTTACAGATACTCCCCCCTCCTGActtatttcttttctctcttgAGCAGTGTGAAAGGGAAGGGTTCTTTCAAAAGGTCCACGAGGAAAAAGGTGAAGGATGCAATATTAATGGATTTCTGGAAGTTAATAAAGTGGCAGGGGCGTTTCATTTTATTCCTGGGAAGACCTTCCATCTGTCAGAATTTCATGTCAGTGATTTATTTGCAATTCAAACGGACAACTACAATGTGAGTTCTGATATTAAAATTTTGCTTATATTTAATGTAAGTGTTATCCTTTTGTGCTCTGAGACTTAGTTCAGTTCTTTGTGGTTCATGACAGATAAGTCATAGGATCAACAAGTTAGCTTTTGGAGACTATTTTCCTGGCGTTGTGAACCCCCTGAACGGGTAATTCTTTATCTTACTCTAATTTTACAAGTTGGAAAAACAAGATCCGATATTCCTGAAAAATGACCTAAAGAGGAGGAAGCCCATAATAAATTAATGATGTTGATCATACCTGTCGCCTTAATGTGTTGATCCATGCAATGTGAATCCcctaagagttttttttttgcagttTCTTTGCAGAGTATtgttttttctcattgtcattacTTATTCCTTTTCATAATGTTTGTTTTTCTTTCCTTCTTGGAATGTTCCAAGATGGATGTTCGAGTTAACAGTTCTTTTCCTGGGTATTTAATGCATCATTTCACAAAAATCTATTTCCATAGGTTCTTATCCACTTTTCTCATCTTTGTGATAAGGTCAACTAGGTAAACACTACAACAACAgccaagccttagtcccaaaatgtttGGCTAACATGAACCGTTATAAGGAACCGTTTGCGGAGAAGTAAGAGAAATAAAAGAGCCGTCAAGGCGTCAACTTGGTAAACACCGAATGGGGAAAATGATATTAGCCGTCACTTCCCACTATTGCCTAGttcttaattaatatttaatcacTAAAAGTTACTTAGTAACTTCTATAGTTTTTTTGTCCTAGTTCTTTTCTACCGAAGTTGAGCTCAAAACTATAAACCATATGAGACCAAAGAAACTCATTTTATTCTGTTTTTTTAGTACGTATACAAGGTGTGTAAGCATTTTCTGCTGATCCTTTTAGACATTCCGCATTGGTGTTAGAGGTGTCCGAAAAGCTAGTTTAGGAATTAGgattatcatttttttttgtgagtTATAAGTGTTACATTAGTTAACCATAAACTATCCCTCGAATTCTCAGAGGTTACTTCAGCCAGGGACCTTTGTAGATGTTGAGCTTCAAATATCATTCTGTTATCCATGGGTCTATGAGTATAAAACAGATGCAACACTTGTTGATTGACTGACAAATGCCAAACTcgtgcttggagacctctttaTTACTTTGTTGGAGAATCTCAAAAAAATTGGAGGGTGTGGCTCCTGACTCTCAAGTCTCAAAAACCTCCCTTCCCCCTGGGTCTAGAACCTAAAATTCGATCAACAGTAGAGACTTCGATGACGCAAAATCCCTCTGGAATCATCTAAAGAGCCGATATTGTGTTGTCAGCGGCACTCGAATTTTCCAATTGAAGTCATCCAGGGTTATCTGGGCTAAGATTGACACCAAGTTTAATATTGCAGGGGAGGTTGTAACTTGCGAGTCTACTTGTAAGATTTTAGATGCCCAAGAAGAAATTTAAAAGCAAGCTggagtagattttcaaaaaattatttCTCTTAACTCCTGGACTCAGGCATCCTTTTGGTGACCCACACATTGCCCTAAAGTGCCCctaaatttattaaaaagaCCATGTTAAGCCCACATTCCCTTCGTACTTTTGTTTCTCTTGTATAGATTCTAAAAATTGGAGAATTTGGAAAgggtattttttaaaatttctgAATGATAACATTAAACTTTGTAAATTGCTCCTGACAAGTCTTTCTACATTTCTAGGGAACTAAAAGTATTGTCAAAATATCAACACTTCAAGATGATTATGTATGTACTGTAGTATCAGTACCTTTTTCTTTCTGCACAAAAGGATTTTCTTTTAATAATATTTCTATGGCACATACCCATTTTACTACTTAGACCCACTTATGTTCTGCGGATTTTGAGATCTTGAGCGGTTCTTGAATTTCGGGGTTTGTATCAATGTATTTTGTCTAGTtacataaataatattaattttcagggTGCAGTTTTTACAAGAGACGGCAAGTGGATCATATCAGTATTTTCTTAAGGTTTGCTCCATAGTTGCATtattcttctctctctctcttctactGGTCTGttattcttttttcctttttccgaATTCTATCTTCTATTGTGTTTTTTGAAAACACATACCATATATTTGGATCGTATGGTATTAAGATTAGCCTTGCTTTTGTTGCATGTTTCCGAGGATGTCATTGAATTCTCTTCTTTTTAGGTCGTGCCAACAATATACACTGACGCAAGAAAACGTTCTATCCAGTCTAATCAGGTACATAGTCCACAACAGTACTGTTTTCCAATTGTCAAGGCATTTTCAATTCCTTATCTCATAATCTCATGTGAGTGATGGTTTTGCGCAGTTTTCTGTGACAGAGCACTTTAAGAATGCAGAACCAGGACGCTTTCGGACTATACCTGGggttttcttcttttatgaTCTTTCTCCAGTCAAGGTCCGTTTCTTTGTCTAACATGGAAGCTGTGGTTCTACATgaactttgaactctttatttTTACGTGTAGTCTTTAACAGCTTATCTTAAAATTCTTGTCCCTTTTAAAAAATGAGAACATTTTTCCTTTACACTTTTACGAAGTACATAGTATATAATAGGGATTTTTGAGTACTTGGCCTTACTGGACTCTTCTTTCTTTCTGCAAATAAGAACACAAACAATATAGAAAATTTGGCAGttgatttttttattgttgTAATATTTCAGGTTAACTTCACGGAGAAGCATATGTCCTTTTTGCACTTGATGACTAATGTCTGTGCAATAGTTGGAGGTACACCTCTTCCTACGTCTCTTTAATTGCACGTCTGTCCCCTCTTTACATATGAAAATGCTATCCATCTTTTTAACCTTTAAAATGattttgctcaacttttttATGGATCTTGATTGCATGATATCATCATCTGTGATTTCCCTATTTTGTTTCTGCTTTGGTTCTACTTGTTGAACTTGTAAAAAAAGTACTGAAAAATGAGATCTTTGTCAGGTACCTTCACAGTCGCAGGGATAGTAGATTCCTTTGTTTATCATGGCCGTAAGGCTATGAAAAAGACACTGTAGAAGAAATGTGGTTGAGTTGTAGCTAAAGCAGAAAGTGTTCCAACTCCCATTTGATTACGTGCTCTTCTACCCTCGACTTTCCTGGCATGAAATTAACGGAGAGGGTTGTACTAGATCAGTGACTCGGTGGCTGGTTGACTTATGGCGTGTTGGACATTTTTGGTTAATAGACTTACTTGATTATAGATTTGCTGTTGCGCAATTTGTCATTCAATTTTGTCAAAAGTATGTAATTGGTTGATGTACATATGCCCAGAAGTTCCTATTACCACAAATGTCGCTCCAATTTGTTGAGATCAGTTGCAAGAGTATTGACATGTAGGTTATGTAGACACATTGATGTTAGTCATTGTTATTTTTGGGCGAAGTTTTATACACTTACAGTTTACCATCAGGCATACGAGTTGGGTGAACCTTTATGTACTACTACAATGTTATATATGGTCTATGAAGTACAAATC encodes:
- the LOC110799191 gene encoding uncharacterized protein isoform X1, encoding MQNFISQKLRDLDAYPKINEDFYNRTFSGGVVTVISAVIMFFLFLFELNSYLHTVTETTLLVDTSRGGNLRINFDVTFPEVPCTILSIDAEDISGERHFDIRHDIVKTRVDAHGNVVDTRRDGIGAPKIAKPLQKHGGRLEHNETYCGSCYGAETSDDQCCNSCEEVRDAYSKNGWALTNMDLIDQCEREGFFQKVHEEKGEGCNINGFLEVNKVAGAFHFIPGKTFHLSEFHVSDLFAIQTDNYNISHRINKLAFGDYFPGVVNPLNGVQFLQETASGSYQYFLKVVPTIYTDARKRSIQSNQFSVTEHFKNAEPGRFRTIPGVFFFYDLSPVKVNFTEKHMSFLHLMTNVCAIVGGTFTVAGIVDSFVYHGRKAMKKTL
- the LOC110799191 gene encoding uncharacterized protein isoform X2, with translation MKISTTELSQAVSSPLSPPSSCFSSSCLSSFDVTFPEVPCTILSIDAEDISGERHFDIRHDIVKTRVDAHGNVVDTRRDGIGAPKIAKPLQKHGGRLEHNETYCGSCYGAETSDDQCCNSCEEVRDAYSKNGWALTNMDLIDQCEREGFFQKVHEEKGEGCNINGFLEVNKVAGAFHFIPGKTFHLSEFHVSDLFAIQTDNYNISHRINKLAFGDYFPGVVNPLNGVQFLQETASGSYQYFLKVVPTIYTDARKRSIQSNQFSVTEHFKNAEPGRFRTIPGVFFFYDLSPVKVNFTEKHMSFLHLMTNVCAIVGGTFTVAGIVDSFVYHGRKAMKKTL